The following are encoded together in the Humulus lupulus chromosome 5, drHumLupu1.1, whole genome shotgun sequence genome:
- the LOC133778161 gene encoding protein NTM1-like 9 encodes MGEVSFGKLPLGFRFRPTDEELINHYLRLKINGRHSEVEVIPEIDVCKWEPSDLPGLSVIKTDDPEWFFFCPRDRKYPNGQRSNRATSAGYWKATGKDRTIRSRSYRSASNTTGAIGMKKTLVFYRGRAPKGVRTHWIMHEYRPTLKDLDGTGPGQDAYVLCRLFRKTEEKSDAPKYDEVDQTGLSPTTTKSSPDDTSSDLLQESATSDMAAGEESEVINRWLTDKSDNMTPNAQAPVESGSTSYLTSDVEDHVIDETPLEVPMLMEENSKFCELAHAQTDYTAFSSLPSQIEQPPYSPFASDFGNDDNVIPFMDGTDEQDISLTELLDEVFHSRDESSSDKLNSLKNSTVGKETHLYAQAQSLENIPSGTLYNGPYNNMGANMTQHDIDTRASAWYNGQMAAKDMLQMPALFGPSQVEVPPNDQGLMMGNLGAPGGNFVGQASLGGDYSMWNNLEESNSWNLPDNQYSHIGRTGIKIMPRQPHRPSSGFNDTQGTAGRRLRLNINSSHESTANDDVCYGNKSHEEEEVQSAATGVFKAEQSHVNPNGDFGAGTGIKIRNRESQPQSSSNSFISQGDSSRRLRLQINTMPKSIASDNLKGVDQNKESEVQLIITEDTTEDAKGRERGEYGVNSTSTEDSQNVDYSEKEDELLSISSQDSVDANNSETEDELDSISSEDFVEDVNNSEKEDELQSISAEDSMDDANDSEKEVWSISTEDNVEDANNSEIEDEVEPTSTETAEPATKQSPCLETGKESHHPLKFDSTKEIAIESFTEVEDKSKEIIEVSSTKEPNKESFNRSSLTKLSFRAETKDKMLGSSATEASESLEKLPRHPAPTSSFVISFGVSAVIVLLLASFGWRALDLGVAWK; translated from the exons ATGGGAGAGGTGTCGTTTGGGAAGCTGCCGTTGGGGTTCCGGTTCCGGCCAACAGACGAGGAGCTTATCAATCATTACTTGAGGCTCAAGATTAATGGTCGCCACTCTGAGGTTGAGGTCATCCCTGAAATTGATGTCTGTAAATGGGAGCCCTCGGATTTACCTG GGTTGTCAGTGATAAAGACGGATGACCCAGAGTGGTTTTTCTTTTGCCCACGTGATCGGAAGTACCCAAATGGTCAGAGGTCGAACCGGGCTACTAGTGCCGGATATTGGAAAGCCACCGGAAAGGACCGGACGATCAGGTCCCGGAGCTATAGGTCTGCGTCTAATACCACTGGCGCGATCGGTATGAAGAAGACCCTTGTTTTCTACAGAGGCCGAGCTCCTAAAGGGGTGCGCACTCACTGGATTATGCACGAGTATCGCCCCACGCTGAAGGATCTGGATGGTACGGGTCCTGGTCAG GATGCCTATGTTCTCTGCCGCTTATTCCGAAAGACTGAAGAAAAGTCTGATGCTCCAAAGTATGATGAGGTGGATCAAACTGGATTATCACCCACCACAACCAAATCTTCTCCTGATGATACCTCATCGGATTTGCTTCAAGAATCAGCGACATCAGATATGGCAGCTGGAGAGGAGTCAGAAGTTATAAACAGGTGGTTAACTGATAAGTCAGACAATATGACCCCAAATGCTCAAGCACCTGTTGAAAGTGGTTCCACTAGTTATCTGACATCTGATGTGGAAGACCATGTAATAGATGAAACTCCTCTGGAG GTGCCCATGCTGATGGAAGAAAACTCAAAGTTTTGTGAGCTTGCTCATGCCCAAACTGATTATACAGCATTCTCCTCGTTGCCTTCACAAATTGAGCAACCACCCTATTCACCTTTTGCCTCTGACTTTGGCAATGATGATAATGTAATTCCTTTTATGGATGGTACTGATGAGCAAGATATATCTCTCACAGAGTTGTTGGATGAGGTCTTCCATAGCCGTGATGAGAGTTCTTCTGATAAGTTGAACTCACTGAAGAACTCAACTGTTGGAAAGGAGACCCATTTATATGCTCAGGCACAATCATTGGAGAACATACCATCAGGGACCTTATACAATGGTCCATACAACAACATGGGAGCTAATATGACCCAG CATGACATTGATACAAGAGCTTCTGCATGGTACAATGGGCAAATGGCTGCTAAGGACATGTTGCAGATGCCAGCTCTATTTGGACCTTCTCAAGTTGAAGTGCCACCTAATGATCAGGGACTTATGATGGGAAATTTGGGTGCCCCTGGGGGTAATTTTGTTGGTCAAGCTTCCCTTGGTGGTGATTATTCTATGTGGAATAATTTAGAAGAATCGAACAGTTGGAATCTTCCTGATAACCAATACAGTCATATTGGTCGAACTGGAATCAAAATTATGCCCCGTCAGCCTCATCGACCAAGTTCAGGTTTTAATGATACTCAGGGCACTGCTGGAAGAAGACTCCGCTTGAATATAAATTCATCACATGAATCAACTGCAAATGATGATGTGTGTTATGGAAATAAGAGCCATGAAGAAGAGGAAGTACAGTCAGCTGCTACAGGG GTCTTCAAAGCTGAGCAGAGTCATGTTAATCCCAATGGTGATTTTGGTGCTGGGACTGGAATTAAGATCAGGAACCGTGAATCTCAACCACAATCAAGTTCAAATAGTTTTATATCTCAGGGTGATTCTTCAAGAAGATTGCGTCTACAGATAAATACCATGCCTAAGTCAATTGCCAGTGACAACCTCAAAGGTGTGGACCAAAATAAAGAAAGTGAAGTGCAATTGATCATTACTGAG GACACTACAGAAGATGCAAAGGGAAGAGAAAGAGGAGAATATGGTGTGAATTCAACTTCTACTGAG GACTCTCAGAATGTGGATTACAGCGAAAAAGAAGATGAACTACTTTCAATATCTTCTCAG GACTCTGTGGATGCGAACAACAGTGAAACAGAAGATGAACTAGACTCAATTTCTTCTGAG GACTTTGTTGAAGATGTAAACAACAGTGAGAAGGAAGATGAACTACAGTCAATTTCTGCTGAG GACTCTATGGATGATGCTAACGACAGCGAAAAAGAAGTATGGTCAATTTCTACCGAG GACAATGTGGAAGATGCAAACAACAGTGAAATCGAAGATGAAGTAGAGCCAACTTCTACTGAG ACGGCAGAACCTGCTACAAAGCAGAGTCCATGCCTTGAGACGGGTAAGGAGAGTCATCATCCTTTGAAGTTTGACAGTACCAAGGAAATTGCTATAGAGTCCTTTACAGAAGTTGAAGATAAAAGCAAGGAAATCATTGAAGTATCCTCAACAAAAGAACCAAACAAGGAAAGTTTCAATAGATCATCCTTGACGAAACTGAGTTTTAGGGCAGAAACTAAGGATAAAATGTTGGGTAGCAGCGCTACGGAGGCATCAGAATCATTAGAGAAACTACCTAGACACCCTGCCCCAACTTCATCCTTTGTTATCTCCTTTGGGGTTTCTGCTGTTATAGTCTTGCTCTTAGCTTCCTTTGGCTGGAGAGCTCTAGATCTTGGTGTTGCGTGGAAGTAG